A stretch of the Halorussus salinus genome encodes the following:
- a CDS encoding 3-dehydroquinate synthase II — protein MTRSVWLKADDAVGDWDDRRKRITAGLEAGVDWVLVDAADVGRVRELGDVNVAAFSDGDAQVIDEAEERPAADAYVVGKDGEGDGTVDLPNDFSGSADLTTLRRGDDRADGAYVRILSEEYEAFAEEAAEEADYTIVVGEDWTIIPLENLIARIGDETELVAGVTSADEAKTAFETLEIGSDAVLLDTDDPDEIRRTVEVRDEAEREQLEFEWAEVKTVERTGSADRVCVDTGSLMDHDEGMLVGSMSRGLFFVHAETAESPYVASRPFRVNAGAVHAYVRTPDGGTKYLSELQSGDTVQVVDTEGHTREATVGRVKIEKRPMFRVVAEFEDGDRVETLLQNAETIKVATGEGRKAVTDLEAGDDLRVYREGGARHFGEAVEESIIEK, from the coding sequence ATGACACGCTCTGTCTGGCTCAAGGCCGACGACGCGGTCGGCGACTGGGACGACCGCCGGAAGCGAATCACGGCAGGACTCGAAGCGGGGGTCGATTGGGTGCTGGTAGACGCCGCCGACGTGGGTCGGGTGCGCGAACTCGGCGACGTGAACGTCGCGGCCTTCTCGGACGGCGACGCGCAGGTAATCGACGAGGCCGAGGAGCGTCCGGCGGCCGACGCCTACGTCGTCGGCAAGGACGGCGAGGGCGACGGCACCGTGGACCTTCCGAACGACTTCTCGGGGTCGGCGGACCTCACGACGCTCCGGCGCGGCGACGACCGGGCGGACGGCGCGTACGTCCGTATCTTGAGCGAGGAGTACGAGGCGTTCGCCGAGGAGGCCGCCGAGGAGGCCGACTACACCATCGTCGTCGGCGAGGACTGGACCATCATCCCGCTGGAGAACCTCATCGCGCGCATCGGCGACGAGACCGAACTCGTCGCTGGCGTCACCTCCGCCGACGAGGCCAAGACCGCGTTCGAGACGCTGGAAATCGGGAGCGACGCGGTCCTGCTGGACACCGACGACCCCGACGAGATTCGCCGGACAGTCGAGGTCCGCGACGAGGCCGAGCGCGAGCAGTTGGAGTTCGAGTGGGCCGAGGTGAAGACCGTCGAGCGCACCGGGAGCGCCGACCGCGTCTGCGTCGATACGGGGAGCCTGATGGACCACGACGAGGGAATGTTGGTCGGGTCGATGTCCCGCGGCCTCTTTTTCGTCCACGCCGAGACCGCCGAGTCGCCCTACGTCGCCTCCCGGCCGTTCCGGGTCAACGCTGGCGCGGTCCACGCCTACGTCCGGACGCCCGACGGCGGCACGAAGTACCTCTCGGAACTCCAGTCGGGCGACACCGTACAGGTCGTGGACACCGAGGGCCACACCCGCGAGGCGACGGTCGGCCGCGTGAAGATAGAGAAGCGCCCGATGTTCCGCGTCGTCGCCGAGTTCGAGGACGGCGATAGAGTCGAGACGCTCCTCCAGAACGCAGAGACCATCAAGGTCGCCACCGGCGAGGGCCGCAAGGCGGTCACGGACCTCGAAGCGGGCGACGACCTCAGAGTCTACCGCGAGGGCGGCGCTCGGCACTTCGGCGAAGCGGTCGAGGAGAGCATCATCGAGAAGTAG
- a CDS encoding type I 3-dehydroquinate dehydratase: MDFEEFVLTASLADLDAEPRARDHADAVEFRMDLASDPLAELREYDGELPVLATNRAVWEGGEAEDDEDRLAVLAEAAELACVGAVDVELKSLTAGEGERVAERARRTGTSVVASVHDFERTPPKPELRGDLETATEVADVGKLAVTAESRSDVLDLLAVTHEFDAAGECVATMAMGEPGRHSRAVAPLYGSKIGYAPVEPADATAPGQYDLETLSRLVEYLK, from the coding sequence ATGGACTTCGAGGAGTTCGTCCTCACCGCCAGTCTCGCCGACCTCGACGCCGAACCCCGCGCCCGCGACCACGCCGACGCCGTGGAGTTCCGGATGGACCTCGCCAGCGACCCGCTCGCCGAACTCCGGGAGTACGACGGCGAGCTACCGGTTCTGGCCACCAACCGCGCGGTCTGGGAGGGCGGCGAAGCCGAGGACGACGAGGACCGACTCGCCGTCCTCGCCGAGGCCGCCGAACTCGCCTGCGTGGGCGCGGTGGACGTGGAACTGAAGAGCCTCACCGCGGGCGAGGGCGAGCGCGTCGCCGAGCGCGCGCGCCGGACGGGGACGAGCGTCGTCGCGTCGGTCCACGACTTCGAGCGCACGCCGCCGAAACCCGAGTTGCGCGGCGACCTCGAAACCGCCACCGAGGTCGCGGACGTGGGGAAACTCGCGGTCACGGCCGAGAGTCGGAGCGACGTGCTGGACCTGCTGGCGGTCACCCACGAGTTCGACGCCGCGGGCGAGTGCGTGGCCACGATGGCGATGGGCGAACCCGGACGCCACTCGCGGGCGGTAGCACCGCTCTACGGCTCGAAAATAGGTTATGCGCCGGTCGAGCCCGCGGACGCCACCGCGCCGGGGCAGTACGACCTCGAAACGCTGTCGCGGTTAGTGGAATATTTAAAATAG
- the yjjX gene encoding inosine/xanthosine triphosphatase codes for MRVGVGSTNPVKRAATESALTDFSGAVVESVAVESGVSEQPVGERETVAGAENRARNVLDAGDYDLGVGLEGGVAEVEGTDGLFLVMWAAATDGEQVGHGAGPRLRLPESIAGRVRDGEELGPVMDDVLDMANVAKKQGAAGALTGHVIDREGALEQALAGALGPFVTELYE; via the coding sequence ATGCGCGTCGGTGTCGGAAGCACGAACCCCGTGAAGCGCGCGGCAACCGAGTCCGCCCTGACCGACTTCTCCGGTGCGGTCGTCGAGTCGGTCGCCGTCGAGTCGGGCGTGAGCGAGCAACCCGTCGGCGAGCGCGAGACGGTCGCCGGGGCGGAGAACCGCGCGCGTAACGTCCTCGACGCGGGCGACTACGACCTCGGCGTCGGACTGGAGGGCGGCGTCGCCGAAGTCGAGGGCACGGACGGCCTCTTTCTGGTCATGTGGGCGGCCGCGACCGACGGCGAGCAGGTCGGCCACGGCGCGGGACCGCGGCTTCGGCTTCCCGAGTCCATCGCGGGTCGGGTCCGCGACGGCGAGGAGTTAGGCCCGGTCATGGACGACGTGCTGGACATGGCGAACGTGGCTAAAAAGCAGGGCGCGGCGGGCGCGCTGACCGGCCACGTCATCGACCGCGAGGGCGCGTTAGAGCAGGCGCTGGCGGGTGCGCTCGGTCCGTTCGTGACCGAGCTGTACGAGTGA
- a CDS encoding cobalamin-binding protein: MAVQTDRVAARVVSLAPSATETLRELGATDRLVGATYHCEAEVPAVGGWLNPDYDAVAERDPDLVLTADDLQADVTADLRDRGYDVFHADPTTLDEVIESFADLGAAMGMAEEGAELAKRARTRLDRVRRCVSDADPDERPVVYCEEWSEPPMVAGNWVPEVVEVAGGRYPFVAPGERSREISGTEVETADPDHVVIHVCGHGACADPEAVTDRDWDLSAVARDDVHVVDDSLLNQPSPLLVAGVERLAALLYPDVFDA; encoded by the coding sequence ATGGCAGTCCAGACCGACCGCGTTGCGGCCCGAGTCGTCTCTTTGGCTCCGAGCGCGACTGAGACCCTCCGGGAACTCGGCGCGACCGACCGCCTCGTCGGCGCGACCTACCACTGCGAGGCCGAGGTCCCGGCAGTCGGCGGGTGGCTCAACCCCGACTACGACGCCGTCGCCGAACGGGACCCCGACCTCGTGTTGACCGCCGACGACCTACAGGCCGACGTGACCGCCGACCTGCGCGACAGGGGCTACGACGTGTTCCACGCCGACCCGACCACGCTGGACGAAGTAATCGAATCGTTCGCCGACCTCGGCGCGGCCATGGGGATGGCCGAGGAGGGCGCGGAACTCGCCAAACGAGCCAGAACCCGCCTCGACCGCGTTCGGCGGTGCGTCTCGGACGCCGACCCCGACGAGCGGCCCGTGGTCTACTGCGAGGAGTGGTCCGAACCGCCGATGGTCGCGGGCAACTGGGTGCCCGAGGTGGTCGAAGTCGCGGGCGGGCGCTACCCGTTCGTCGCCCCCGGCGAACGCTCCCGCGAAATCTCTGGCACCGAAGTCGAGACCGCCGACCCCGACCACGTGGTCATCCACGTCTGCGGCCACGGGGCCTGCGCGGACCCCGAGGCCGTCACCGACCGCGACTGGGACCTCTCGGCGGTTGCCCGCGACGACGTTCACGTCGTGGACGACTCGCTTCTGAACCAGCCCAGTCCGCTCCTCGTGGCGGGCGTCGAACGACTCGCGGCGCTCCTCTACCCCGACGTATTCGACGCCTGA
- a CDS encoding PRC-barrel domain containing protein, with the protein MTVALTEDEEDKTVVDADGNDIGTVVDIHHGAAHVSADEETVEKMQTRLPQGGIDDRTYAVHDESVAEITDDRLVLDVEV; encoded by the coding sequence ATGACAGTCGCGCTCACGGAAGACGAGGAGGACAAGACAGTCGTGGACGCCGACGGCAACGACATCGGGACTGTAGTCGATATTCACCACGGCGCGGCCCACGTCAGCGCCGACGAGGAGACCGTCGAGAAGATGCAGACCCGACTCCCACAGGGCGGCATCGACGACCGGACCTACGCGGTCCACGACGAGAGCGTCGCCGAGATAACCGACGACCGCCTCGTCCTCGATGTCGAAGTGTAG
- the ppsA gene encoding phosphoenolpyruvate synthase, with product MAVLWLDEITADDLELVGGKGASLGELTGAGLPVPSGFVVSAGTYRSFIEETGIDEELFAAVEVDTEDSKALAEAQSRAKELILETEMPDEIRQEIYDSYDELGDGEEFVAVRSSATAEDLPDASFAGQQETFLNVTREDLVDRVKRCWASLFTQRAIYYRQEKGFAHDKVDIAVVVQRMVDAEKSGVMFTSHPSTGASKIIIEAAWGLGEAVVSGSVSPDNYVVDRESGAVEEVTIADKKTMMEKDEATGETVEREVPDDLREAQVLDERDIERLVELGERVEDHYGNPQDVEWAVVDGEVFMLQSRPITTIDDESEIETDDGAGTNGASADASGPGANASGASADGIADGSGAVETASGASGGTDTNEANGDVLVSGLGASPGIASGAVRIVDQLDQLDKVSEGDIIVTEMTTPDMVPAMKRAAGIATDEGGMTSHAAIVSRELGVPAVVGCTDATTTLTDDQRISIDGDKGTITEGRKETTEEREPIEEARPKTPVKPMTATEVKVNVSIPEAAERAAATGADGVGLLRMEHMILSTNKTPAKYLEDHGVDAYVNEIVEGVRGVADEFYPRPVRVRTLDAPTDEFRQLQGGEDEPDEHNPMLGYRGIRRSLDRPEVFKHELEAFARLYEMGYDNVEIMFPLVNDAEDVIRARNLLEESGIDPDKRTWGVMIETPASALGVGKMAEQGIDFASFGTNDLTQYTLAVDRNNGNVADRFDELHPSVLQLISQTIATCREHDVDTSICGQAGSKPQMVQHLVDEGVSSISANIDAVRDVQHEVKRVEQSLLLDSVR from the coding sequence ATGGCTGTACTCTGGCTGGACGAAATCACCGCGGACGACCTCGAACTGGTCGGCGGGAAGGGCGCGTCGCTGGGGGAACTCACCGGCGCGGGCCTGCCGGTCCCCTCGGGGTTCGTGGTTTCGGCTGGCACCTACCGCTCGTTCATCGAGGAGACCGGCATCGACGAGGAACTGTTCGCGGCCGTTGAGGTGGACACCGAGGACTCGAAGGCGCTCGCGGAGGCCCAGTCTCGGGCCAAGGAACTGATTCTGGAGACCGAGATGCCCGACGAGATTCGCCAAGAAATCTACGACTCCTACGACGAGTTGGGGGACGGCGAGGAGTTCGTGGCGGTTCGTTCCTCCGCGACCGCCGAGGACCTGCCGGACGCCTCGTTCGCGGGCCAACAGGAGACGTTCCTCAACGTCACCCGCGAGGACCTCGTGGACCGCGTCAAGCGATGCTGGGCGTCGCTGTTCACCCAACGCGCTATCTACTATCGACAGGAGAAGGGCTTCGCCCACGACAAGGTAGACATCGCGGTCGTCGTCCAGCGGATGGTGGACGCCGAGAAATCGGGCGTGATGTTCACCAGCCACCCCTCGACCGGCGCGTCGAAGATCATCATCGAGGCGGCGTGGGGTCTCGGCGAGGCGGTCGTCTCCGGCTCTGTATCGCCCGACAACTACGTCGTGGACCGCGAGTCGGGCGCGGTCGAGGAGGTCACCATCGCCGACAAGAAGACGATGATGGAGAAAGACGAGGCGACCGGCGAGACCGTCGAGCGCGAGGTCCCCGACGACCTGCGGGAGGCGCAAGTGCTGGACGAGCGCGACATCGAGCGCCTCGTGGAACTCGGCGAGCGTGTCGAGGACCACTACGGGAACCCGCAGGACGTGGAGTGGGCCGTCGTGGACGGCGAGGTCTTCATGCTCCAGTCCCGGCCCATCACGACCATCGACGACGAGAGCGAAATCGAGACCGACGACGGCGCGGGTACCAACGGCGCGAGCGCGGACGCCAGCGGCCCCGGCGCGAACGCGAGCGGCGCAAGCGCGGACGGCATCGCCGACGGGAGCGGCGCGGTCGAGACCGCCAGCGGTGCGAGTGGCGGAACCGACACGAACGAGGCCAACGGCGATGTCCTCGTCTCGGGACTCGGCGCGAGTCCCGGCATCGCCTCGGGCGCGGTCCGCATCGTGGACCAACTCGACCAACTCGACAAGGTGAGCGAGGGCGACATCATCGTCACCGAAATGACCACCCCCGACATGGTGCCCGCGATGAAGCGCGCGGCGGGCATCGCCACCGACGAGGGCGGGATGACCTCCCACGCCGCCATCGTCTCGCGCGAACTCGGCGTCCCGGCGGTCGTCGGCTGTACCGACGCCACGACGACGCTGACCGACGACCAGCGCATCTCTATCGACGGCGACAAGGGCACCATCACGGAGGGTCGCAAAGAGACCACCGAGGAGCGCGAACCCATCGAGGAGGCCCGCCCGAAGACCCCGGTCAAGCCGATGACCGCGACCGAGGTCAAGGTCAACGTCTCCATCCCGGAGGCCGCCGAACGCGCCGCCGCCACGGGCGCGGACGGCGTGGGTCTCCTCCGGATGGAACACATGATTCTCTCGACCAACAAGACGCCCGCGAAGTACCTCGAAGACCACGGCGTGGACGCCTACGTCAACGAAATCGTGGAGGGCGTCCGCGGCGTCGCCGACGAGTTCTACCCCCGGCCGGTCCGCGTGCGGACCCTCGACGCGCCGACCGACGAGTTCCGCCAGTTGCAGGGCGGCGAGGACGAACCCGACGAACACAACCCGATGCTGGGCTACCGGGGCATCCGCCGGAGCCTCGACCGGCCCGAGGTGTTCAAGCACGAACTCGAAGCGTTCGCCCGCCTCTACGAGATGGGCTACGACAACGTCGAAATCATGTTCCCGCTGGTCAACGACGCCGAGGACGTGATTCGAGCGCGCAACCTGCTGGAGGAGTCGGGCATCGACCCCGACAAGCGCACGTGGGGCGTGATGATAGAGACGCCCGCCTCGGCGCTCGGCGTCGGGAAGATGGCCGAGCAGGGCATCGACTTCGCCTCGTTCGGCACGAACGACCTGACCCAGTACACCCTCGCGGTGGACCGGAACAACGGGAACGTCGCCGACCGGTTCGACGAACTCCACCCCTCGGTCCTGCAACTCATCAGCCAGACAATCGCTACCTGCCGCGAACACGACGTTGACACCTCCATCTGCGGGCAGGCTGGCTCGAAGCCCCAGATGGTCCAGCACCTCGTGGACGAGGGCGTCTCGTCCATCTCGGCCAACATCGACGCGGTTCGGGACGTACAGCACGAGGTCAAGCGCGTCGAGCAGAGTTTGCTTCTGGACTCGGTGCGCTGA
- a CDS encoding flippase-like domain-containing protein — protein sequence MSGRGVEVSVVLPAYNEEATIENTVETTLATLDEFLPAGTFEVIVAEDGCEDRTPDIADRMAAEDERVRHYHSDERLGRGGALNRAFEAADGETLVYFDTDLATDMRHLEELVESVRSGEYDFATGSRWMPGETADRPAKRDVASRGFNGLTRTFLGSEMRDHQCGFKAFDRTALFDVLSEVEDEHWFWDTEVLVRAQRRGYDIHEFAVDWEPKGDSKVDIVRDVFGMGSQIMRCWWEFSVQPRITKRVSIAAGVFLTAVAVLLMGQYLPLNKVLNQMSQADPMLVGLAALVYVLSWPLRGTRYRDILEELGYTEDANFLTGAIFVSQTGNLVFPARAGDAVRAYVVKARRSIPYPTGFASLAVERVFDLLTITMLAGVVLVGLALTGATGGLESTLFGSAPAGAESSGEYGAAGQTALYVAGGVGLAAILAVGVIVLSARSDRNLVRGVVSGLSNDSYADYVAGVIERFTGDVQTVAGNRSAFLTVGASSLAIWTLDVLTALLVLVAFPSVSLPIPLLLGVCFFAVSVGNLAKVLPLSPGGVGLYEGAFTLLVVGLTPIGWSIALGAAILDHAVKNVVTLVGGVASMFWLNVSLTTAVEESKDARAAAEPTDD from the coding sequence ATGAGCGGTCGTGGAGTAGAGGTGAGTGTCGTCCTTCCGGCCTACAACGAGGAGGCCACCATCGAGAACACGGTCGAGACGACGCTCGCCACGCTAGACGAATTCCTCCCCGCGGGAACCTTCGAAGTCATCGTCGCCGAGGACGGGTGCGAGGACCGCACCCCCGACATCGCCGACCGGATGGCGGCAGAGGACGAGCGGGTCCGCCACTACCACAGCGACGAGCGGTTGGGCCGCGGCGGAGCTTTGAATCGCGCCTTCGAGGCCGCGGACGGCGAGACGCTGGTGTACTTCGACACCGACCTCGCCACCGACATGCGCCACCTCGAAGAACTGGTCGAGAGCGTCCGGTCGGGCGAGTACGACTTCGCCACCGGGTCGCGCTGGATGCCGGGCGAGACGGCCGACCGACCGGCGAAACGCGACGTTGCCAGCAGGGGGTTCAACGGACTGACCAGAACCTTCCTCGGGTCGGAGATGCGCGACCACCAGTGCGGATTCAAGGCCTTCGACCGGACCGCGCTCTTCGACGTGTTGAGCGAGGTCGAGGACGAACACTGGTTCTGGGACACCGAGGTCCTCGTGCGCGCACAGCGCCGGGGCTACGACATCCACGAGTTCGCGGTCGATTGGGAACCGAAGGGCGACTCGAAGGTCGATATCGTCCGGGACGTGTTCGGAATGGGAAGCCAAATCATGCGCTGTTGGTGGGAGTTCTCCGTCCAACCGCGCATCACGAAACGGGTCTCCATCGCGGCGGGCGTCTTCCTGACCGCCGTCGCGGTCCTGCTGATGGGCCAGTACCTCCCGCTGAACAAAGTCCTGAACCAGATGAGTCAGGCCGACCCGATGCTGGTCGGTCTCGCCGCGCTGGTCTACGTCCTCTCGTGGCCCCTGCGCGGGACCCGTTACCGCGACATCCTCGAAGAACTGGGCTACACCGAGGACGCGAACTTCCTCACGGGGGCGATATTCGTCAGTCAGACCGGCAACCTCGTGTTCCCCGCGCGAGCCGGTGACGCGGTGCGGGCCTACGTCGTGAAGGCCCGCCGGTCGATTCCCTACCCGACGGGCTTCGCCTCGCTGGCGGTCGAGCGCGTCTTCGACCTGCTGACCATCACGATGCTCGCGGGCGTCGTCCTCGTCGGTCTCGCGCTGACCGGCGCGACCGGCGGCCTCGAATCGACGCTGTTCGGGTCCGCACCCGCGGGAGCCGAGTCGAGCGGCGAGTACGGCGCGGCCGGACAGACCGCCCTCTACGTCGCTGGCGGCGTCGGTCTCGCGGCCATCCTCGCGGTGGGCGTCATCGTCCTGAGCGCGCGCTCGGACCGCAACCTCGTCCGCGGCGTCGTCTCGGGACTCAGCAACGACTCGTACGCCGACTACGTGGCTGGCGTCATCGAGCGGTTCACCGGCGACGTGCAGACCGTCGCGGGCAACCGGAGCGCCTTCCTCACGGTCGGCGCGTCGAGTCTCGCCATCTGGACGCTCGACGTGCTGACGGCCTTGCTGGTGTTGGTCGCGTTCCCGAGCGTCTCGCTCCCGATTCCGCTTCTGCTCGGGGTGTGTTTCTTCGCGGTCAGTGTCGGCAACCTCGCGAAGGTCCTGCCGCTGTCGCCCGGCGGCGTCGGTCTCTACGAGGGAGCCTTTACGCTTCTCGTGGTCGGCCTGACGCCCATCGGCTGGAGCATCGCGCTGGGCGCGGCCATCCTCGACCACGCCGTCAAGAACGTCGTGACGCTCGTCGGCGGGGTCGCTTCGATGTTCTGGCTGAACGTCTCGCTGACCACGGCCGTCGAGGAGAGCAAGGACGCGCGGGCCGCGGCGGAACCGACCGACGACTGA
- a CDS encoding zinc ribbon domain-containing protein, which yields MTRTNSQKRPWLGALLSFFLPGLGHVYVREWLRSAMWFAFAVSAVLLFVPLPETGAAASGSVSAAFDAAMEATQGLSWQELLPIWVVRLFSAVDAYWLALQDDPEEDEGEQCPHCGKPVDEELDFCQWCTTPLPEREGPNGPTEGNAISR from the coding sequence GTGACTCGCACGAACTCCCAGAAGCGCCCGTGGCTGGGCGCACTGCTGTCGTTTTTCCTCCCCGGACTCGGACACGTCTACGTCCGGGAGTGGCTTCGCTCGGCGATGTGGTTCGCGTTCGCGGTCAGCGCCGTGCTGCTGTTCGTCCCGTTGCCCGAGACGGGAGCGGCGGCCTCGGGAAGCGTCTCGGCCGCGTTCGACGCCGCGATGGAGGCGACGCAGGGGCTGAGTTGGCAGGAACTGCTCCCGATCTGGGTCGTGCGCCTGTTCAGCGCCGTGGACGCCTACTGGCTCGCGCTTCAGGACGACCCCGAGGAGGACGAAGGCGAGCAGTGTCCCCACTGCGGCAAGCCCGTGGACGAGGAACTGGACTTCTGTCAGTGGTGTACGACGCCGCTGCCCGAGCGCGAGGGTCCCAACGGGCCGACGGAAGGCAACGCTATTTCGCGGTAA
- a CDS encoding transcription initiation factor IIB, with the protein MSDVTTRVKRTEAEEEVEEESEQSTACPECGGNIISDTEHGETVCEECGLVVDEDQVDRGPEWRAFDSKEKNEKSRVGAPTTNTMHDKGLSTNIDWRNKDAYGNSLGSRQREKMQRLRKWNERFRTRDSKERNLKQALGEIDRMASALGLPNNVRETASVIYRRALDEDLLPGRSIEGVSTACVYAAARQAGVPRSLDEIADVSRVEKSEVARTYRYVVRELNLEVKPADPESYVPRFASGLELSDEAEHRARELLKTAKEKGVHSGKSPVGLAAAAVYAAALLTNEKTTQAEVSEVADISEVTIRNRYHELLEAEEAPAMA; encoded by the coding sequence ATGTCAGACGTAACTACGCGAGTCAAGCGAACGGAAGCAGAGGAAGAGGTAGAAGAAGAGTCCGAGCAGTCGACCGCCTGCCCCGAGTGTGGCGGCAACATCATCTCGGACACCGAACACGGCGAGACCGTCTGCGAGGAGTGCGGTCTGGTCGTGGACGAAGACCAAGTCGACCGCGGGCCCGAGTGGCGCGCGTTCGACTCCAAAGAGAAGAACGAGAAGTCCCGCGTCGGCGCGCCGACGACGAACACGATGCACGACAAGGGCCTCTCGACCAACATCGACTGGCGGAACAAGGACGCCTACGGCAACTCGCTGGGGTCGCGCCAGCGCGAGAAGATGCAGCGCCTGCGCAAGTGGAACGAGCGGTTCCGCACCCGCGACTCCAAGGAGCGCAACCTCAAGCAGGCGCTCGGCGAAATCGACCGCATGGCCTCCGCGCTCGGTCTGCCGAACAACGTCCGCGAGACCGCCTCGGTCATCTACCGGCGCGCACTGGACGAGGACCTCCTGCCGGGTCGCTCCATCGAGGGCGTCTCGACGGCCTGCGTCTACGCGGCCGCCCGACAGGCTGGCGTCCCGCGCAGTCTGGACGAAATCGCCGACGTGAGCCGCGTCGAGAAGAGCGAGGTCGCCCGGACGTACCGCTACGTCGTCCGCGAACTGAATCTGGAGGTCAAGCCCGCCGACCCCGAGAGCTACGTCCCGCGGTTCGCCTCCGGACTCGAACTCTCGGACGAGGCCGAACACCGCGCCCGCGAACTCCTCAAGACCGCGAAGGAAAAGGGCGTCCACAGCGGCAAGTCGCCGGTCGGACTGGCCGCGGCCGCCGTCTACGCCGCCGCGCTCCTGACCAACGAGAAGACCACGCAGGCGGAAGTCAGCGAAGTCGCGGACATCAGCGAGGTCACCATCCGCAACCGCTACCACGAACTGCTGGAGGCCGAAGAGGCCCCCGCGATGGCCTGA
- a CDS encoding DNA-methyltransferase, whose translation METEHRIHVGDAREMTALGDDSVELVVTSPPYPMIAMWDDLFAELDDEIEELLADGDGEAAFEAMHTALNPVWDELSRVLVDGGVAAVNVGDATRSVGDGFQLYPNHAELITRFRERGFDLLPDVLWRKPVNSLTKFMGSGMVPPNAYTTLEHEYVLLFRNGGDRRSFETGAERRYEAAYFWEERNDWFSDLWTDVQGEGQQLDHDDLRTRSAAFPFEVPYRLVNMYSVYGDTVLDPFWGTGTTTLAAMVAGRDSVGYELSTEFREVFDDRLAEIEEFADEKARDRLDAHREFAAGQQLGYEAENYDFQVKTKQERELQLYTVEEYRRDGDRYVVSHRPFDG comes from the coding sequence ATGGAGACCGAACACCGGATTCACGTCGGCGACGCCCGCGAGATGACCGCGCTGGGCGACGACTCGGTCGAACTCGTCGTGACCTCGCCGCCGTATCCCATGATAGCGATGTGGGACGACCTGTTCGCGGAGTTGGACGACGAAATCGAGGAGTTACTGGCCGACGGCGACGGCGAGGCCGCCTTCGAGGCGATGCACACCGCGCTCAACCCCGTCTGGGACGAACTCTCGCGCGTCCTCGTGGACGGCGGCGTCGCCGCCGTCAACGTCGGCGACGCCACCAGAAGCGTCGGCGACGGCTTCCAACTCTACCCGAACCACGCCGAACTCATCACCAGATTCCGCGAGCGGGGCTTCGACCTCCTGCCGGACGTGCTGTGGCGCAAGCCGGTCAACAGCCTCACGAAGTTCATGGGGTCGGGGATGGTGCCGCCCAACGCCTACACGACGCTGGAACACGAGTACGTTCTCCTCTTCCGGAACGGGGGCGACCGACGGTCGTTCGAGACCGGGGCCGAGCGCCGTTACGAGGCCGCCTACTTTTGGGAGGAGCGAAACGACTGGTTCTCGGACCTCTGGACCGACGTGCAGGGCGAGGGCCAGCAGTTGGACCACGACGACCTCCGGACGCGCTCGGCGGCGTTCCCCTTCGAGGTGCCCTACCGACTCGTGAACATGTACTCGGTGTACGGCGACACGGTGTTAGACCCCTTCTGGGGGACCGGAACGACCACGCTCGCGGCGATGGTCGCCGGGCGCGACTCGGTGGGCTACGAACTCAGCACGGAGTTCCGGGAGGTGTTCGACGACCGCCTCGCCGAAATCGAGGAGTTCGCCGACGAAAAAGCCCGCGACCGACTCGACGCCCACCGGGAGTTCGCGGCGGGCCAGCAACTCGGCTACGAGGCCGAGAACTACGACTTTCAGGTCAAGACCAAGCAGGAGCGCGAGTTGCAGTTGTACACGGTCGAGGAGTACCGCCGGGACGGCGACCGCTACGTCGTCTCCCACCGGCCGTTCGACGGGTGA
- a CDS encoding SHOCT domain-containing protein, with translation MSSDLPALLSGLVAVATLPLGILTALFVGWKLSAVVFVVGWLLLVPTITLVGEEILPAVRGSSDEREAEDSTADPLAELKGRYARGELTDEEFERRMSNLVETEDVTLDRDLDFEQVGERETERAHE, from the coding sequence ATGTCCAGCGACTTACCGGCTCTCCTCTCCGGTCTCGTTGCCGTCGCCACGCTCCCGCTCGGTATTCTCACAGCCCTCTTCGTCGGCTGGAAGCTATCGGCCGTCGTCTTCGTCGTCGGTTGGTTACTCCTCGTTCCGACGATAACCTTGGTCGGCGAGGAGATACTGCCCGCCGTCCGGGGGTCGAGCGACGAACGCGAAGCGGAAGACTCGACGGCCGACCCGCTGGCCGAACTCAAGGGACGGTACGCTCGCGGGGAACTCACCGACGAGGAGTTCGAACGTCGAATGAGCAATCTGGTCGAGACCGAGGACGTGACCCTCGACCGCGACCTCGATTTCGAGCAGGTCGGTGAGCGCGAGACCGAGCGCGCCCACGAGTGA